One window of Drosophila busckii strain San Diego stock center, stock number 13000-0081.31 chromosome 3L, ASM1175060v1, whole genome shotgun sequence genomic DNA carries:
- the LOC108598950 gene encoding 39S ribosomal protein L42, mitochondrial, which produces MSARLYNACRLFSTNLIKNAINKNAVGGKSLVESVAVTKDGKTIVAWHPETPFPYEHTKPLPVFAEKQSSQVIKEAALDSAMSAFKNKHPEVARQELMKLTHTTKHRWFPRARDKKAKKTPMDRPYL; this is translated from the coding sequence ATGTCTGCACGTTTGTATAACGCCTGCCGTTTATTTtccacaaatttaattaaaaatgccatAAACAAGAATGCAGTGGGCGGCAAAAGCCTTGTGGAGAGCGTAGCGGTAACAAAGGATGGAAAAACCATCGTCGCCTGGCACCCGGAGACTCCGTTTCCATATGAGCACACAAAGCCACTGCCGGTATTCGCTGAGAAACAAAGTTCCCAAGTGATAAAAGAAGCGGCGCTGGACTCTGCCATGAGTGCATTTAAGAACAAGCATCCAGAGGTGGCACGTCAGGAATTGATGAAGCTAACGCACACAACAAAGCACCGTTGGTTCCCACGTGCGCGCGACAAAAAGGCCAAGAAGACACCCATGGACCGGCCGTActtgtaa